Below is a genomic region from Henckelia pumila isolate YLH828 chromosome 3, ASM3356847v2, whole genome shotgun sequence.
GGACACAAGGTTTACAGGACGGTTTTGGACTGCTTTGTTCCATATGATGGGTTCGGAGTTGAAATTCTCTACTACCAATCATCCACAAACTGATGGGCAGATGGAGAGAATGAATCAGTTGTTGGAGGAATATTTGAGACACTATGTGACTGCTAGTCAGCGTAATTGGGCGGATTTGCTTGATGTGGCTCAGTTCTCCTACAATTTGCACAAGTCATCGGCTACTGGTTTGAGTCCCTTTGAGTTGCTATACAGTTTCCAACCAACAACGTCTCATGAAGTTGCTTTGCAAAAAAGTGGGGATGATTGTCCTGCGGCTTATAGGTTTGCAAGGGCAAAGCAAGAGTTGTTGGATGAAGCAAAAGATAGTTTGGGTAAAGCTCAACGCAGAATGAAGAAGTATGCGGACAAAGGAAGAAGGGATGTTGAGTTTCAAGTTGGGGAACGAGTTCTGTTGAAACTAAATCCTCAGATGTGGAAGAAAATCAGTGCCAAGACAGTGCACCGCGGGTTGATTCCTCGGTATGATGGTCCCttcaaaattatgaataaagtGGGGAAAGTTGCCTATAGGTTGAAGCTGCCTGATAGGTTGAAGATTCATCCAAATTTTCATGTGAGTTTTCTGAAGAAGTTTCAGGAAGGCGATCAAACGAGAGTGCAGACGAGTCGTGCACCGCCAGTTGTTCGGTATGAGTTTGACAGAAAAGTTGAAAGAATTCTAGATCACAGAGTGCTGGGTCAAAGCAAGAAGAATGGCAGAGTTGATTACCTTGTTCAGTGGGTGGGCGATTCAAAGGAGGATGTTGTTTGGATCCGGAATGTGAATCTTTGgcaatttgaagatgaaattgcTAAGTATGAAAATGCTAAGGCCGAGCTGAAGGTTTCGACGAGGACGTCGAGTTCTTCTAGTGGGGGTGGTTTGTTAGACCCTTGAAGTTGGCTCGCTTTCATGGCACGAATGCGGAGTGTCATGATGCTAAGTGTTGATGCCTAGCACTTAGTTATGTTGGTGCATAACTTAGGCATAGTCGGGTTGGCTAAGCATATAAATAAGTTGGCACATTGCGGGAATGTGTTTGGTGCATTGAAGTGTTGGCAGCATTGAGTTTGGTTGGGTGGACTAAGCTAAATTCGAGTTGGACTGATGTTGGACAGTTAAGGGGGCGTTTTGGATGATGTGAAGCAGTTACAAGGAAGTTTTGGACACTTGGAGCCTGCACAAACAAGTGGCAATCAGATGGCATGCATGCATGTAGCAGTtgcacttggcttcacacactcGCGACACCTGTTCTAGGCAGTTACTTGGATTGTTGGCTGTCATTTCTGatgcatttcgagtttatatgTTTGCCATGAGTTGCACAAGGCACACACACGAGTTGTAGCCTTTTTGTGTGCAAGCCATTGACATTTTGTATCCTTGTATTGTGAACTATTGTGTTAGTGCAAGGTTGGGCAGTTTTGCCAATAAACTCTTGTGTCTTTGATATTTTTGTTGCATGCTTGACTTTGTGTGAGTTATATACAGAAAATATAATCAAACACAAGTGCAAAACGTGAGAGAGAGTGATAGGCTTGAGTGCATGCAAGTCTATCCGCACAAAGGTTGGGAAAAGTTTGCGATATTCCGCTGCATCGCATAGCCCCTGTGACAGCGTGTATGGTGTACTTCACCGGATAGAATCTTGACCATTCATTGGGCTCAGCACCCACACAATTTGTACGGGTCCCGGGCCCAACAAATGACAGATGCTGCTTTCACCCTACAACGGTGTAACATAGCCCGGGCCGTAGTTCAAAGGAAAGAACggccttaaaaaaaaaaaaaaaaaaaacccttgaTGCCAGAATCGAAGCTCCTTTCCCAGAAATCCCCCATATTAATCCTCTTTCTCGCCTCCGAAGCGCTATTTCACAGGGAATGTTGCTTCAGGCTTGTTAGAATTCCTCTTTCAATTGACTAACAATACAGCAGTGGGCGTGTCTGTATTATTATGCAAGTTTTGTCAAGatggagaatttttgtgatacTCGAGGCCCCGATTGCCCAATATATAAGGACAGCAGCATCGGCAAATCCTTCGACTATTTATTCGGCTTCCTTCCATTCTACGGATGCTTGTTTTGAGAAATGGAAACACAAGTTTAAAGTTGTAAGTTCGGTCATTTCTttgagtttatttgtgtttttgcaATATTGAATAAGAGAAAATTCTGGGTAGTGAGAAGGAACTGGGAATAAATCGTAGTCTGGTATTATATACTACCAAGGTGTTTTAGAAGTTCTTAAACGTGACTGTAACTAAAGTTTTATTCTTGGCAGTGGAATTACAATTGCTCAATTATTATCAAGAAGAGAAATGTAAATTTATGAATTGGTCTGGAATCTGGATGATTGTTTCTACTTATATTCTGAAAGTAACACAATGATCCTGATTACCTGCAATGATAAGATGGTTTTGGACTGTTGGAAAGAAAGTATGCTTGAAATAAAAGTGATTGTGAGCTTTTCTttgcaaaattttttaagcatttccaaacactacctataTATCATGTAAGAAGCTGAGTTTCGTTATGATTTCTATTTCTAGATGACCAGAGGTCTTATGATTTTGTTTCTCTTTGCATATGATGTGATAATTTTTTGCACTTGCTAATGGCAGGTGGAATCTGTTTGTATAGGTATACAGGATTATTCTGTTAAGCCCTTAAAAAATTAGAGTATTGTTAGTCGTCGACTCGTAAACCTTAAATGAGGTTCATTGATTTCCATACGTCATCTAACTCAAAAAAATTAGTGCGGGGAACTTTTCTAAGCTGATCTTGTGATCTTAACAGAATTTGATTCCTCGGTTGAATTCGTGCTCGCTTGTGATACttattttgatttctttttgccTGTCACATTagtttatttttatgcataGTTTTTTATTGTATTTCAGGATGGAGGAAGCAACCAACAACAATCTAAGGTCAAGAAGCTCCCATTATTTTTAGAGTTGGATTATTCCATGTTTATCATGATATTACTGAATTATGATTTGATATTGTTGTCATTAAACAACCAGAAAGTTGACCCTGTTAAACAGTTAAACAATTTGGCATGTATAATTCAACTTTCAAGATCCTCCTCATGCAGTCTTCTCTATATTGTGCCCCCTCTATAGccaaaatcatgaatttaaGTCGTTTAGTGATGGCATTACTTGTGAGTTGTGATTGTCATCTTTCTTTTTGTCAATTACTCAATTTCATAGTAAagcattattatttaaatagttCCATCAATTTTGTGGTGCATCAAATTATTCTACTAAATATGTCAAAACTGTCTCAAACATGCCAAAGAAATAATACCAGTACTTTTGGGGAAGGGCATCTGGTTCACTGGGTGTCTTAGATTTAAATGTATAGAGATATTGAGATCAGCGGAGATTCTACCAATGGGTTCTGAATAAAGTATGCGACTAAGAGCAGAGAGCTATATTTTCGTCCCCATTTGTTGACAATCCATTGTTTCTGTTAATCTAAAAGGACTGAAAGCTACCTTTATTGCTGTTCTAATACTTTTGATTAAATACTTAATCAACTCCGTTTCACTCTCTCAAAGTTTCATTACATGATCTGTTGGCTCAATACCTCTGTCATTAATGAAATCCAAGAACCGAGCCTTTTTTAAAATCATGTATCATTATTCTTTCACCATCAGTCAACACCTTCAGAACTTCTTGattgaaattaattttgcaATAGTTTGTTAACCAAGGGATCAAACTTTTTTAATGTGCTTGTAAACCCCTAGTGCATATCTTCATATTTAACAAGGATTAGGATCTGGTTTCTTCAGATGATTCAAGTCTATTTAGGTTGTAGGTGAAAGGGGTTTAGTAAATGGCGCATCCTTGTCTCGTCTATGCTTACATTTGGCTCCTCCGAAGGCTTTGGAACCTTCAACTGTCTTAGTGTTCCATTTGGTTCTGCAACTCTAGTTCTAAAACCTTTCAGAGAACTAGAGGTATCTAATAAACTTTATTAGCTTACTTTATCCCAATTCCCAGTGTCTATGCTGCAGTTTCCTTTACCAATTTCTTAATATAGCATTCCCATGCTCTTTAAAGACAAATTTCTTAACTAAGGAGTAAGGACAAAAGTTTTCTTAGTACTTGCAACCTCAACCTACTCCTTTGGCATGCTTCATCAATATTTACGACGACCAGAATCCTGAAATGATGAACTCGCCCATTTTGCTGCTGATGTCAGACCGTAGCTTTGGTGAACCATCTTTTGCTCTGTGGCTCTCTCATGATACCAATATGTGGGTGCTATATAATTTCCAAAAAGAATGTGTTTTTGGGtaaattatttttcatgttaCTGAATTTCTTTTGCTCCTCGGCCCTCTCATGATGTACCGATATGTGGATGCCAGGTAATTTCCAAAAAGAATGCTTTTTTTGGGCAAATCAATTTTTTGTGCTGCTGAATTTTTCTCTAAGTTCTCTGATATTGAGAACATTGATTCAGAATTGTATAAGGTATGCAGTACGACAGAAGCGTGCTGACACAAAGAAAGCTCTTAAAAATCTACTCTTCAATGGGGGCTGCTCAATAACAAAGCCTGAGGTATTTATTTGGCCTATCTGACATATGTTTTCTGTGGTTGACATCCAGACCCAGTGTAGCATTTTCCTTTCCCTTTTCCGATATTTATACACATATTtacatgtttttatttataCGTTAATGCAATACATCGAATATGTCTCATGCATCAATGGTCATGGGATTTCTTCTgaatgtgattttatttttcaataagaAACAAGCAGCAAATTATTAACAAGAAATTCTTCTTATTCATCAACCCTTTGTCCCCAATATATCTCTTTCCTTGGGATGTCCAAAATTGAAGTCAACCACCAAAACAGTTGCGTTATTTTTCAGTGCACTTTTAAATTGGGATCTGATTTACATGTCCAACAATGCTCTACTGTTTTCTGGGCAACATGAAATAAGTTGACAGTGTAGATATTCATCCGCTTTCTATTCGACGTAAAGCTTATAGCTGAAGAGTCACACCTGTCATAGTTGAACAGTCTGTCATCAAATCATGACAGTAACATGACTTTACTTGTGCGACTCAGATGCCGATATCTCTTGCAAAGTAATTTGATTTAGGAGATTTCTTATGGACTCATGGTGCCAATAAGAATGAGTAAAACGATTGTTTAAAAGCGGATATGCTCCTAGTTCATCTTAGGTAAATCACTTGATATTGAAAAAATTAGAATTAGGTTTGTGATGATCCTGAACTCTACTTTTTCTTGACATCTCTAGTTTCATACGATGTCTTGGTTGTGAAAATTTTGTTGAACTTTTTAAGTTGGTGTGTGTATCATTGTGTAGAAATCTTTTTCGAAGATTGAAGCAGACTACGGGGACCAGTTAAACAAGAAATCTCGAATAAAGCCTGCTCACCAAGCTCGAAGAGACAAGAAAACGAAACGTAAGTTTATTTTCGATCTTTTATGGTTGAGTTGTTATGAAGTTTCTCTTGGATCATGGGTATGAATATGATCATGCCTTCTTCTCAGAATGCCTCTGCACTGTCTCAGATCACCGATTTAGCACTTAAACAGTACACTTGTCATATGATATATCCTTGTGAATCACATAGAAGGGTAACCAGCTTAAAATTTTCTTGTCTGGGACGTTAGTGGAATTCAATTTTGTTGGTTTTTTTAACATAGTCCTATCCGTGCAAATGCATTAGTGGATCATTATTGTGGTTGAGGGATCTGGCCCGATTCCTTAGCCCTGGCGAACTCAACTCAACCGTGATATCCAAATTTCTACCATTTTTAGAAGCTGTTGGGTGATACCATTTGTCAAAGTTGTGTTCTCTAGATAATAGGTGCACGTTGGGTTTTGAATGCGATCCTTACACGGCTAATGAAAGTGAAACTTTTCTACCCCTAACTTTCAGcccaactaaaaataaaaaacatatggCAAAAACAAGATCATTGTTTGCAAAGTATTAGTGGTTTTCTTCTTTGTTTGAACTTTTGGAGATATTATGGTTGTTGTGGAGCTTATTGGGAGACTTATTGAGTGGCTAGTGCTCATATACAAAAAATCATCTCTCGCCAAGGAAAATATGTTTTGAATTTGTGTCCAAACATCATAGACCAATGTTGATTTACTTATAACTGCAGGTTTGCGTCTAAAATTATGAGACTCCAGGATTTCGTTTTTGTGGagttatatttatatacattcTTTTTTGAGGCTGCACCCCCTGTTTTTAAATATGGGGAGAGATTTCTTATTGTAATTATGATACTTTTGGAGAAATATCTGGTTTCCATTTCCTGCTGGTGGCTCCCTTGTGACTACTTGCTTTTTAACCCAATCCTTCTTCCGAACTCCTATATTTGCTATCCTGAAATCATTTACAGCTATCGTACGGCCATAGACTTACCATTTGTTCTTGGTGCAGTCTCATTGAATATCGTAATGATACGTGTCCAGGAGCATATGTAGTGAGTGAAACTACACTTTTTTGTCAATTTTCAGGAAAACATCGGAGAGAGAATTCCTGTGAAGATTTTGATGAATACCCTGAGAGAGTATTTGAAGCTACCTATGGGAAAAGATGCTTTGAGTGGACCTTCAAACCCTGGAAGATGGGATTTGATTGGAGAGAAACTTCGGACTGGAGTAAGAGCACATACCAAGAACATGGTGCCAAGAGTAGGATAGAATCTGACGACGAGCCTTTCATTGTCGGAGATTATGCTGATAAGAGAATTCTTGGCTTACCAACTGCTGGCCCATTGAAAATTGAGGATGTCAAGCATGCGTAAGTACTTAAATTGCAATATGTTTTCAAATAAAGTTTTAAGAAGGATGGCATGCTAGTAGATTCTGTTATTATTGATGTTCAACTATCAGAATTGTAATTCGTGCAGTTTTCGCCAGTCAGCTTTGAAGTGGCATCCTGACAAGCATCAAGGCCCTTCACAGGTCAGGTTTTATCTTCACCTTCTATATATCATCCCTAAATAGAGTGGTGGCATGTTAGTTTATTTAATGAATCTCTGTTCTCATGGCTCGACTCTCTCATTAAATTTGAGCCAATCCTCGTGTTATTATGTTCCTCCATTTTGTTGACTGAAAGATGGATGCAAATTATCTGGTGGATTTTCTCTGTTTAGTTTTCACAAATTGACTGCGAATCTGCATTCCTCTGGGTCTTCAGTCGCTAGTTCTTTAGAAAGTTTCGAAAACT
It encodes:
- the LOC140886199 gene encoding uncharacterized protein, with protein sequence MQVLSRWRIFVILEAPIAQYIRTAASANPSTIYSASFHSTDACFEKWKHKFKVDGGSNQQQSKNCIRYAVRQKRADTKKALKNLLFNGGCSITKPEKSFSKIEADYGDQLNKKSRIKPAHQARRDKKTKRKHRRENSCEDFDEYPERVFEATYGKRCFEWTFKPWKMGFDWRETSDWSKSTYQEHGAKSRIESDDEPFIVGDYADKRILGLPTAGPLKIEDVKHAFRQSALKWHPDKHQGPSQADAEEKFKNCANAYKSLCNAFATA